A single Oncorhynchus nerka isolate Pitt River linkage group LG10, Oner_Uvic_2.0, whole genome shotgun sequence DNA region contains:
- the LOC115126820 gene encoding high mobility group-T protein-like, with product MLEKRQDTAYRIRFGVQHYSHCSAFEIQAAAFDTDIEMGKDPTKPRGKMSSYAYFVQTCREEHKKKHPEASVNFSEFSKKCSERWKTMSAKEKGKFEDLAKLDKVRYEREMRSYIPPKGEKKKRFKDPNAPKRPSSAFFIFCADFRPQVKGETPGLSIGDVAKKLGEKWNNLTAEDKVPYEKKAAKLKEKYEKDITAYRNKGKVPVSMPVKVAAPTKDDDDDDDDDDDDDDDDDDDDDE from the exons ATGTTAGAGAAGAGACAAGACACTGCGTATCGCATTCGTTTTGGTGTTCAACATTACAGCCATTGCAGTGCATTTGAGATCCAAGCGGCAGCTTTTG ATACCGATATTGAGATGGGGAAAGATCCAACGAAGCCGAGGGGCAAGATGTCCTCCTATGCCTACTTTGTCCAGACCTGTCGAGAGGAGCACAAGAAGAAACACCCGGAAGCTTCCGTCAACTTCTCCGAGTTCTCCAAGAAGTGCTCTGAGAGATGGAAG ACCATGTCTGCCAAGGAGAAGGGGAAGTTTGAGGATCTGGCCAAGCTGGACAAGGTGCGTtatgagagggagatgaggagctaCATTCCTCccaagggagagaagaagaagaggtttAAGGACCCCAATGCCCCCAAGAGACCATC GTCTGCTTTCTTCATCTTCTGCGCTGATTTCCGACCCCAGGTGAAGGGGGAGACCCCTGGCCTGTCTATCGGTGACGTGGCCAAGAAGCTGGGAGAGAAGTGGAACAACCTGACAGCAGAAGACAAGGTGCCCTATGAGAAGAAGGCTGCGAAGCTGAAGGAGAAGTACGAGAAG GACATCACTGCGTATCGCAACAAGGGCAAGGTGCCCGTCAGCATGCCAGTGAAGGTCGCTGCCCCAACCAAGGACGACGACGACGACGATGACGACGACGACGACGATgacgacgacgacgacgacgacgaTGACGAGTAG